In Sciurus carolinensis chromosome 8, mSciCar1.2, whole genome shotgun sequence, the genomic stretch CCAAGGCCAAGTCAGTGCCAGCCCTCTTGCCCCTAAACTCTGAATGAGAACTCGGAACTGAGACCCGGGATTAAGCTGCCTACTTGCCTGGTGCATTTCCCTGCAGGGTAATTATGATCAGTATGTGAAGACACGACTGGAGCTGGAGGAGAACCAGATGAAGAGGTTTCACTGGGAGCAAGATCAGATTGCACACATGAAGGTAGGGAGATTGTAGAGGCAAGTGCTTATCCTCCATCCGAATCATGTCAGGCAGTTGGAGGAGGTATTTGGGGAGGCTGGGGTGCTGGAGGAGTTCAAGAAGAAGTtgtggtctttttattttttatttttactggagattgaagccaaccactgagctacatccccaccgtttttattttgagatcaggtttcagtaatttgcttagggccttgctaaattgctgagactggcctcgaactttcaattcttctgtctcagcctcccaagttgattACAGGGtgcaccactgttcctggctATGGTCATCATTTTAACCCTGGATTTTAGAggagttgttttcattttaacccTGGATTTAAGAGGAGTTGTTTGGTGCCTGCATATACTTCATACCCTCTTTCTGGTCTCTTTCAGAACTACATTGCTAGGTTTGGTCATGGCAGTGCCAAGCTGGCCCGACAGGCCCAGAGCAAGGAAAAGACACTACAGAAAATGATGGCATCGGGACTGACGGAAAGGGTTGTGAGCGATAAGGTGGGCTCAGGTGGGGTTAGGTGGCAGAGGTGTGGGGTTTGAGAATTCACCAGCCTaataaaaacctttttctttccttagacACTGTCATTTTATTTCCCACCCTGTGGCAAGATCCCTCCACCTGTCATTATGGTGCAGAACGTGAGCTTCAAGTATACAAAAGATGGGGTGAGTTGAAGCCAGAGTGTGTGTGGTCTGGGGCTGGGTTGCAACTTCCAGGGACTGTGGCAACCAGCAGGAGGCTTTCCCTCTCTTGCTGACCATGCCTGATGACCTGTGTTGGGGTGGGGGCTCCAGGCCTGGTAGCTGGGCTGCTTCATCCAAGGACTCAAGCTGGCCCTTCAGGTGcctggaggagagctgcccaacTGGGTTGGCAGGTAGAGGTGGTGGGTTGGGCTCAGTACTCCACACTCCCCTTTGTTCCATTGGTGGCTGAGACTCCACAGGGTTGGTCTGGCAGGCAGAGAGATCTGTACTCCAGCCTGTGTCCATCTCTCTCTTATACCCACCTCAGCCTTGCATCTACAATAATCTAGAATTTGGTATTGACCTTGACACACGAGTGGCTCTGGTAGGGCCCAACGGAGCTGGAAAGTCAACTCTTTTGAAGCTGCTAACAGGAGAGGTACGGTGCTCAGGTGCAGCTCAGCTGCTTCTAAGAGTGGGGCCTCTACTCTTGTAGTGTGGGTACTCTGGTGGTGAGCAAGCCACCCAGAGGGGCTAGGGCACAGTGGGAGAGGGGGATTCTTCCTGAGGGGCAGGGCTAAGGCTGGGGCTGTTCTCTCTCTGTGGGGGGTGTCTGTGACCGAGTACGTGTGAGTACATGAAAGTGTCTTTTGTGGTTTTGTGTTTTCAGTCAGCATTTAGGATATAGGAATATCTGTGCATTTGGAGATAACCTTTCTATTTAGAAAATGTATGTTGTAGCCATATCCAAATCTTTGCTAATGCACTCCTTTGGTGCAGTCTGTAGTGGACAGATCATAACTGCTTAATAAATTGGATGGTCTCTGCCCTTGAGAATGAATGCCTGTTTCAGTAGGTCATCCCGAATATTTTTTAGAGTGACCAGAGTGAGAGTCTGTGCCTTGGCGAAGGGATCTCTGTCTCGGAAGTTGTATGAGCCTGGTTCAGTGTGTGGCGGGTTTGTTTCCCTCTTTGCTGTGTGTGCTTCTATTCTGTTTAATGTGCTTATGtttccatttacttttcttcCCCCTAGCTACTACCCACAGATGGGATGATCCGGAAGCATTCTCATGTCAAGATAGGGCGATACCATCAGGTACAGGCTTGGGGTCAAGGTTGGGATCAGGGAACGGGAAGTCACCCAGGGTATAGGGAGGGGCTGCATctagccccagcccctccacagGAATTCCAACCTAGTCAGTTCCTACTGCTTCTGGAATCCTGAACGAGTGACTGGGGAGTTACTGGGTTCGCAACTGGGGTTAAGGTAGAAAATTACTCAGCAGGTAACCCAGATGGCTCCTTTTGAAGCAGGTTACCAGTCACACCTGTGTGGGTCCCAATTTTTCCTGCAGCATTTACAGGAGCAGCTGGATTTAGATCTCTCCCCTTTGGAGTATATGATGAAGTGCTACCCAGAGatcaaagagaaggaggaaatgagGAAGATCATTGGGCGATACGGCCTCACTGGAAAACAGCAGGTTAGTAGAGGAGGGTATGGCAAGGACTCCAGGTAGTTAGGAGACCACAACTAGATGATCAGGGAGAAACATGGGTTTGGAAGCTGTCCCAGTTTCCTCCCTTGCTTCTAGCTTGCTGCCTTTTTGGTAGATGGTCATGTCATAGTGTTTGGGTATCATTGTGGACTTGGTGGACAAGGATAGTGAGCTGGTCTCTGATATGCCCTTGTGCCAGAGTGTTTGAGGGCAAGGGAATATACCACCTAGAAAAAAGTTTCAGGTTCAGACCTGGAACTGGGGAGCCACTGGATTGCTCCCGTTCATTAGGTCTTAAAGGCCAAGAGTAAGAGGTGTTGACTTGGCAGTGGTGAGGTGGTTGATTCCCAGAGGTGTCCCTGACAGGCCTCAAGGGACCAGTGGCCAGATACTCTCTTgccatgttatttttatttttggtaccatggatttaaccagggttgctttaccactaagccacatctccagcccttgttatttttatttattttttgagacagtcttgccaaattacttaggaccttgctaagtggctgaggttggccttgaacttgaatcttcctgcctcagcctcccaagttgctaggattacaggcatatgtcaccatACCCAGCATTATCTTGTATGAGCCTTGACATTTTGTAAAATGGCAGTAATGGTAACAGAAGAGCCAGGGAGAGAGGGGTATGAGGAATTGTGCTGTGTGGTGGGGGTAACTCTGCACCCTGTGTGTCACGGTTTCTCTCAGGTGAGCCCGATCCGGAACCTGTCAGATGGGCAAAAGTGCCGAGTGTGTCTAGCTTGGCTGGCCTGGCAGAACCCCCACATGCTTTTCCTGGACGAGCCCACCAATCATCTGGACATTGAGACCATTGACGCCCTGGCAGATGCCATCAACGAGTTTGAGGGTGGTATGATGCTAGTCAGCCATGACTTCAGACTCATTCAGCAGGTGAGGCCTGGGCCTCAGCCTGAGGCACACAGAGAGCTTCTAGGGGAAGGTTGGGTAGAGCCCAGTTGTGGCACATGTAGGGCACTTAAAAAAGATTTGCTAAATTTTGCAGAAAGGGCTCAGGGATAGACTGGTTGCTGACAAACATCTGATGACTTTTGGGAGACATTGGTCTAAATGGAGTAGGGAGTTGGATTTTTATCGCTTTACCAAGATTCTTCAATCTAAAAGTAGTATTCTAAGATGGAATTAGATTAGGAAGAAGGCAGCACCAATCGTTGGAAAGCTGCTGATCATTTCTGAACCTTTGAAAGAGATGGAGTGGAAGAGGAAGTTTAGTGTGAAGCCTCTGAACAGATCTGACAATAGGGGAAGTAGCAGTTCCCAGGTTGGAAGGCTCTGGAACCTGCTGGTTGTGGTACTCTGGGGTCGGACATGCCAAAGAACATAGAGGTAGTGAAACAGCTGGATGTGGCTTTGGGTGAGGCCTCAGGGAGAATGTGGCATTTTCTCCCTGGAACCTCGTAGGTCAATTCTGGGGGTACAGGGGGTTGGGAGAAGGGCTGCCCCCGTTCAGTCCAGGATCTGCTTTCCAGGTTGCACAGGAAATCTGGGTCTGTGAGAAACAGACAATCACCAAGTGGCCTGGAGACATCCTGGCCTACAAGGAGCACCTCAAGTCCAAGCTGGTAGACGAGGAGCCCCAGCTCACTAAGAGGACCCACAATGTGTGAGCCCTTGGCCCACTTGGGTCAGGAGCGCCACCTGGGGACTGCCAGCTGTCACCTGACCGCCACTCAGGACAGGACCCTGGGGCTGCACTCCCGCATTGCTGCAATACTGCCCCCAGCCTCTTCCCATCTCAGCCTGCCTTCGCTGCACTGTTACCTTACTACAGCTGGACAGTACCT encodes the following:
- the Abcf2 gene encoding ATP-binding cassette sub-family F member 2; its protein translation is MPSDLAKKKAAKKKEAAKARQRPRKGHEENGDAVTEPQAAEEKNEANGRETTEVDLLTKELEDFEMKKAAARAVTGVLASHPNSTDVHIINLSLTFHGQELLSDTKLELNSGRRYGLIGLNGIGKSMLLSAIGKREVPIPEHIDIYHLTREMPPSDKTPLQCVMEVDTERAMLEREAERLAHEDAECEKLMELYERLEELDADKAEMRASRILHGLGFTPAMQRKKLKDFSGGWRMRVALARALFIRPFMLLLDEPTNHLDLDACVWLEEELKTFKRILVLVSHSQDFLNGVCTNIIHMHNKKLKYYTGNYDQYVKTRLELEENQMKRFHWEQDQIAHMKNYIARFGHGSAKLARQAQSKEKTLQKMMASGLTERVVSDKTLSFYFPPCGKIPPPVIMVQNVSFKYTKDGPCIYNNLEFGIDLDTRVALVGPNGAGKSTLLKLLTGELLPTDGMIRKHSHVKIGRYHQHLQEQLDLDLSPLEYMMKCYPEIKEKEEMRKIIGRYGLTGKQQVSPIRNLSDGQKCRVCLAWLAWQNPHMLFLDEPTNHLDIETIDALADAINEFEGGMMLVSHDFRLIQQVAQEIWVCEKQTITKWPGDILAYKEHLKSKLVDEEPQLTKRTHNV